The following proteins are encoded in a genomic region of Sorangiineae bacterium MSr12523:
- a CDS encoding aminotransferase class V-fold PLP-dependent enzyme, whose amino-acid sequence MKIDESNFYPYQSRFPVLRRLPETGRSREEILAELRALATEENTVWETGKCSGTMYSGDHEHYHFLNQAFALFGHENVLQRDICPSATRFEGEIIAMALDLFNAGAIQGTTPAGMITTGGTGSILHAILAYREYGRKNRGIVHPNMIQPETAHPAFDKAAHLFGIELRKAPIDPRTTLVDVDWVAKNIDDNTVVVVGSAGNYGYGTIDPISRLSELTVARKVGLHVDGCLGGFLLPFGERLGYDIPVFDFRIPGVTSISADTHKYGYALKGTSTLLFRDKEIRNAIYFMMPEWSGGKYMSPGMEGSRSGGLIAAAWAAMVQLGREGYMRHAKAIFETSAAMQAAVRSHPELRILGKPTFLFSFTSDAFDIYHVNDFMRERGWRFNGQQYPNAIHMAVTRPQTQPGVVENFTKDLAEAVAYAKQHVGDAPRSGAIYGGIPGGMTPEAGEFIRAFMAQMLDSHQAVPE is encoded by the coding sequence ATGAAAATCGACGAATCCAACTTTTACCCGTACCAAAGCCGTTTTCCGGTCCTTCGGCGATTGCCGGAAACCGGGCGCTCGCGGGAGGAGATCCTCGCCGAGCTTCGCGCACTCGCAACCGAGGAAAATACGGTGTGGGAGACGGGGAAATGCTCCGGGACGATGTATTCCGGCGACCACGAGCATTACCACTTTCTGAATCAGGCCTTTGCGCTCTTCGGCCACGAGAACGTGCTCCAGCGCGACATCTGCCCCAGCGCCACCCGCTTCGAGGGCGAAATCATCGCCATGGCGCTCGACCTGTTCAATGCCGGCGCCATTCAGGGCACGACGCCGGCCGGCATGATCACCACCGGTGGCACGGGAAGCATTTTGCACGCGATCCTCGCGTACCGCGAATACGGGCGGAAAAATCGCGGTATCGTCCACCCGAACATGATTCAGCCGGAAACGGCGCACCCGGCTTTCGACAAGGCCGCGCACCTCTTTGGCATCGAACTGCGCAAGGCGCCCATCGATCCGCGCACTACCCTGGTGGACGTCGATTGGGTCGCCAAGAACATCGACGACAACACGGTGGTCGTCGTGGGCTCGGCCGGTAATTACGGTTACGGGACCATCGACCCCATTTCTCGACTTTCCGAGCTGACCGTCGCCCGCAAAGTCGGTTTGCACGTCGATGGATGCCTGGGCGGCTTCCTTTTGCCCTTTGGTGAACGCCTCGGGTACGACATTCCGGTTTTCGACTTCCGCATCCCCGGCGTGACCAGCATTTCCGCCGACACGCACAAATATGGATATGCCCTCAAGGGTACGTCGACCTTGCTCTTTCGCGACAAGGAAATACGCAACGCGATTTACTTCATGATGCCCGAGTGGAGCGGCGGCAAATACATGTCGCCCGGCATGGAAGGATCGCGCTCCGGTGGGCTCATCGCAGCCGCCTGGGCAGCCATGGTGCAATTGGGGCGGGAAGGGTACATGCGCCATGCCAAGGCCATTTTCGAGACATCGGCGGCAATGCAGGCGGCCGTGCGCTCGCATCCGGAGTTGCGGATTCTGGGCAAGCCTACGTTCCTATTCAGCTTTACCTCGGACGCATTCGATATTTACCACGTCAACGACTTCATGCGCGAGCGTGGCTGGCGCTTCAATGGGCAGCAGTACCCGAATGCCATTCACATGGCGGTCACTCGGCCGCAAACGCAGCCGGGCGTGGTGGAGAACTTCACCAAAGATTTGGCCGAGGCCGTGGCCTATGCCAAACAGCACGTCGGGGACGCGCCCCGGAGTGGGGCCATTTACGGGGGCATTCCCGGTGGAATGACGCCGGAGGCCGGTGAGTTCATTCGCGCCTTCATGGCGCAAATGCTCGATTCGCATCAGGCGGTGCCCGAGTGA
- a CDS encoding FAD-containing oxidoreductase → MTTRRFDAIVLGAGQAGPSLAGRLSAAGMSVALVERKFFGGTCVNTGCMPTKTLVASARAAHVVRRARDYGVILNGTFDIDMRTVKGRAQTVATNARNNVEKWLRSMERCTVVQGHARFESHDTVVVGEERLSAERIFINVGGRANIPPLPGVDRIPFLTNTSMLEVDTLPPHLVVIGGSYIGLEFAQMYRRFGSKVTVIEKGPRLIAREDEEISDAIKEILEGEGVEFRLGAECMAFETNAEGVTVRLDCASGDRRVTGSHVLLAVGRRPNTDDLGLDRAGVAVDKRGYVVVDDELRTNVPGIWAMGDCNGRGAFTHTSYNDFEIIAANLLDNDPRRVTDRIPCYALYVDPPLGRAGLTESEVRKTGKPYLVGKRPMTRVGRAVEKGETQGFMKVVVDAATKKILGAAILGIEGDEAIHGILDTMYADAPYTTLQRSVAIHPTVSELIPTMLGELKPGT, encoded by the coding sequence ATGACGACTCGGCGCTTCGATGCGATTGTTCTCGGTGCGGGCCAGGCGGGCCCTTCCCTGGCAGGCCGCCTCTCCGCGGCCGGGATGAGTGTGGCGCTCGTGGAGCGCAAATTCTTTGGCGGCACCTGTGTGAACACGGGCTGCATGCCGACGAAGACCCTGGTGGCCAGCGCCCGGGCCGCCCACGTCGTGCGGCGCGCCCGCGATTACGGGGTCATCCTCAACGGCACCTTCGATATCGACATGCGGACGGTCAAAGGGCGCGCCCAAACGGTCGCGACCAACGCGCGCAACAACGTGGAGAAGTGGCTCCGCAGCATGGAACGGTGCACCGTCGTCCAAGGTCACGCCCGCTTCGAATCGCACGATACCGTGGTGGTCGGCGAGGAACGCCTCTCGGCAGAGCGCATTTTCATCAACGTGGGCGGACGCGCGAACATCCCGCCGCTGCCTGGGGTCGACCGCATTCCGTTCCTCACGAATACGTCGATGCTCGAGGTGGATACGTTGCCGCCGCACCTGGTCGTCATCGGCGGCAGTTACATTGGCCTGGAGTTCGCCCAGATGTATCGGCGCTTCGGAAGCAAGGTCACGGTCATCGAAAAGGGGCCCCGTCTCATCGCGCGCGAGGACGAGGAGATCTCCGATGCCATCAAGGAGATCCTGGAGGGCGAGGGCGTCGAATTTCGCTTGGGCGCCGAGTGCATGGCCTTCGAGACGAACGCCGAGGGTGTGACGGTTCGGCTCGATTGTGCGTCGGGCGACCGGAGGGTAACGGGATCGCACGTGCTGCTTGCGGTGGGTCGCCGACCGAACACGGACGACCTCGGCCTCGACCGAGCGGGCGTTGCCGTGGACAAGCGTGGCTACGTCGTCGTGGACGATGAATTGCGAACCAATGTTCCGGGTATTTGGGCAATGGGCGATTGCAACGGCCGCGGTGCTTTTACGCACACGTCGTACAACGATTTCGAGATCATCGCCGCCAATCTGCTCGACAACGATCCGCGTCGCGTGACCGATCGCATTCCTTGTTATGCGCTTTACGTCGATCCACCGCTCGGTCGCGCCGGGCTTACGGAATCCGAAGTCCGCAAAACCGGTAAGCCCTACCTCGTTGGCAAGCGTCCGATGACGCGCGTCGGCCGAGCCGTCGAAAAGGGCGAAACGCAGGGCTTCATGAAGGTCGTTGTCGATGCGGCCACGAAGAAGATCCTGGGCGCGGCCATTCTCGGTATCGAGGGGGACGAGGCCATCCACGGGATTCTCGATACGATGTACGCGGACGCGCCCTATACGACATTGCAGCGCAGCGTCGCGATTCACCCCACGGTTTCGGAGCTCATTCCAACGATGTTGGGAGAATTGAAGCCGGGAACATGA
- a CDS encoding FGGY-family carbohydrate kinase → MTSGTNGHPSAAWGGDGRFVLAIDLGTSGLKVGLLSLSGHVVYRECIPLQTRFLEGGGAVQDAEHWWGIVADVTRQAIASRVVPAESIVAVGVTGQWGSTVPVDETGRPVGDCIMWMDTRGGPHVQRRVGGFLQGYGPLALAMWIRKTAGIPSTSGADPIGHMLHLDHDQPDIAQRARWYLEPVDYLSMRFTGVAAASHASMTAAWLTDNRDCGRLAYDDALVRKAGVDPAKLAPLVATGSVIGTVRPDVAAELGIPASAQVFTGLPDLHSAGIGAGTVLDYEPHLAVSTTSWISCPVPYKKTDVFHQIATVPGLRADRYIIADNQDSAGQCLRWLRDNVLASSNGVATHDEIPWDALTGLAAQAPAGANGVIFTPWLNGERSPIDDPNARGGFHNLSLGTSRPHLIRAVLEGVAQNTRWLHRTVERFTGRRLDHLRIIGGGAQADLWCQIMADVLDRTIERVDEPLHANLRGMALFVALSLEAIRLEDVRTLVPVHRTFEPNPANRAIYDAQHLEFTRLYDAQKGMFARMKHN, encoded by the coding sequence GTGACCTCGGGCACGAACGGCCACCCGAGCGCGGCCTGGGGCGGCGACGGGCGCTTCGTTCTGGCCATCGATCTCGGCACCAGCGGCCTCAAAGTGGGATTGCTCTCGCTGAGCGGCCACGTCGTCTACCGCGAGTGCATTCCGCTGCAAACGCGGTTTCTCGAGGGCGGGGGGGCCGTGCAGGATGCCGAACACTGGTGGGGCATCGTCGCGGATGTCACCCGCCAGGCCATAGCGTCCCGGGTGGTGCCGGCGGAGAGCATCGTTGCCGTGGGTGTCACCGGCCAGTGGGGAAGCACCGTCCCCGTGGATGAAACGGGGCGGCCCGTCGGCGATTGCATCATGTGGATGGACACGCGCGGCGGGCCCCATGTGCAGCGCCGCGTCGGCGGGTTTCTGCAAGGCTATGGGCCGCTGGCCCTGGCGATGTGGATCCGTAAAACAGCGGGGATCCCGTCGACGTCGGGGGCGGATCCCATCGGGCATATGCTGCACTTGGACCACGATCAGCCGGACATTGCGCAGAGGGCACGCTGGTACCTCGAGCCGGTGGATTACCTTTCGATGCGCTTCACCGGGGTGGCGGCCGCATCGCACGCGTCGATGACCGCCGCGTGGCTCACGGACAACCGCGATTGCGGCAGGCTCGCATACGACGACGCGCTGGTGCGCAAGGCCGGGGTCGACCCGGCGAAGCTCGCCCCGCTCGTGGCCACGGGCTCCGTGATCGGCACCGTGCGTCCGGACGTGGCGGCGGAATTGGGCATTCCCGCCTCGGCCCAGGTCTTCACGGGCTTGCCCGATCTGCATTCCGCCGGCATTGGCGCGGGCACGGTGCTCGATTACGAGCCGCACCTCGCGGTGAGCACCACGTCGTGGATCAGTTGCCCCGTGCCCTACAAGAAGACCGACGTCTTTCATCAGATTGCCACGGTGCCGGGCCTTCGCGCCGATCGGTACATCATTGCGGACAACCAGGACAGCGCCGGCCAGTGCCTGCGGTGGCTGCGCGACAATGTGCTCGCATCGAGCAACGGCGTCGCGACCCACGACGAAATCCCTTGGGACGCGCTCACGGGGCTCGCCGCGCAGGCGCCCGCCGGCGCGAACGGCGTCATCTTCACGCCGTGGCTCAATGGGGAGCGCTCGCCCATCGACGACCCCAACGCGCGCGGCGGCTTTCACAATTTGTCGCTGGGCACCTCGCGCCCGCACTTGATTCGCGCAGTGCTCGAGGGGGTGGCGCAGAACACGCGCTGGCTTCACCGCACGGTGGAGCGCTTCACCGGCCGCAGGCTCGATCATCTGCGCATCATCGGCGGCGGCGCCCAGGCCGATCTTTGGTGCCAAATCATGGCCGACGTGCTGGACCGCACCATCGAACGGGTCGACGAACCATTGCACGCCAATCTGCGCGGCATGGCCCTTTTCGTAGCTCTGTCGCTCGAGGCCATCCGCCTCGAAGACGTGCGCACCCTCGTTCCCGTGCACCGCACCTTCGAGCCCAACCCCGCAAACCGCGCCATCTACGACGCGCAGCACCTGGAGTTCACGCGCCTGTACGACGCGCAAAAGGGAATGTTCGCCCGCATGAAGCACAATTAG
- a CDS encoding LysR substrate-binding domain-containing protein — protein MDLHTRKLRYFLTVADKLNFSRAAEHLKIAQQALSKQIAELEELVGVPLLRRTTRSVELTPAGRIFLESARQALEVLDAGAAAAEREAHGVTGTLHVGFVPGAALELTPAILDEYRGRHPNIALDLREYALEDPSAGLAEGWADVAFVRPPITLAQLDFEPLFTEPVVAAVAKTHPLACRASVRVCELLDGPIAVARSSDPAYRAQWSLSAFRNGAPCRIVDTSSQTEEIGMVAMGIACSVTPAAVVRFLPHTGVAYVPISDLPGSTVGIGRRRDRPNPLADHFVAAARVVRERERSVIEAIEHPFRTGHGPRSTM, from the coding sequence GTGGATCTGCACACCCGAAAACTGCGCTATTTCCTCACCGTCGCCGACAAGCTGAACTTCAGCCGCGCGGCGGAACACCTGAAAATTGCGCAGCAGGCGCTGAGCAAGCAAATCGCCGAGCTCGAAGAGCTGGTGGGGGTGCCGCTGTTGCGACGTACGACGCGCAGTGTGGAGCTGACCCCGGCAGGGCGGATTTTTCTAGAGTCGGCACGCCAAGCGCTGGAGGTGCTCGATGCGGGCGCCGCCGCGGCAGAACGCGAGGCGCACGGCGTGACGGGAACGTTGCACGTGGGCTTCGTGCCCGGTGCCGCGCTGGAGCTGACGCCCGCGATTTTGGACGAGTACCGCGGACGGCACCCGAACATCGCACTGGATCTTCGCGAGTACGCGCTCGAAGATCCGTCGGCGGGGCTCGCCGAGGGCTGGGCGGACGTCGCGTTCGTGCGTCCGCCGATCACGCTGGCCCAGCTCGACTTCGAGCCGTTGTTCACCGAGCCGGTGGTCGCCGCGGTCGCGAAGACGCACCCGCTCGCATGCCGCGCGTCGGTTCGCGTGTGCGAGCTCCTCGACGGCCCCATTGCCGTGGCCCGCTCGTCCGATCCCGCTTACCGCGCGCAATGGAGTTTGTCGGCATTCCGCAACGGCGCCCCATGCCGCATCGTCGACACGAGCTCGCAGACCGAGGAAATCGGCATGGTTGCCATGGGCATCGCCTGCAGCGTCACCCCCGCCGCCGTCGTCCGCTTCCTGCCCCACACCGGCGTCGCGTACGTGCCCATCTCGGATCTTCCCGGCAGCACCGTCGGCATCGGCCGCCGCCGCGACCGGCCGAATCCCTTGGCCGACCATTTCGTCGCCGCCGCGCGCGTGGTGCGCGAGAGGGAGCGCTCGGTGATCGAAGCCATCGAGCATCCGTTTCGAACGGGTCACGGCCCCCGTTCTACCATGTAG
- a CDS encoding sugar phosphate isomerase/epimerase: MPRPVTLFTGQWADLPFEEMCRLASQWGYDGLEIACWGDHFEVDKALADEGYVRRKRETLEKYRLRVFAISNHLVGQAVCDHPIDVRHKGILPARLWGDGSPEGVRQRAAEEMKNTARAAARLGVSTVVGFTGSSIWHTVAMFPPAPESMIEAGYRDFADRWNPILDVFDEVGVRFAHEVHPSEIAYDYWTTKRTLEAIGHRPAFGLNWDPSHFVWQDLDPVNFIFDFADRIYHVDCKDAKVRTGDGRRGRLSSHLPWADMRRGWDFVSTGHGDVPWEDCFRALNAIKYNGPISIEWEDAGMDRLVGAPEALAFVRRLAFDPPSAAFDAAFSSDRG, encoded by the coding sequence ATGCCCCGCCCAGTCACGTTGTTCACCGGCCAATGGGCCGATCTCCCGTTCGAAGAAATGTGCCGGCTCGCCTCCCAGTGGGGCTACGACGGGCTCGAAATCGCCTGCTGGGGCGATCACTTCGAGGTCGACAAGGCCCTCGCCGACGAAGGCTACGTCCGCCGCAAGCGCGAGACACTCGAGAAATACCGATTACGCGTCTTTGCGATATCCAATCATCTCGTCGGCCAGGCCGTGTGCGATCACCCCATCGACGTGCGGCACAAAGGCATTTTGCCGGCCCGCCTCTGGGGCGATGGCTCGCCCGAGGGCGTGCGGCAGCGCGCCGCCGAGGAAATGAAGAACACGGCCCGCGCCGCCGCTCGCTTGGGCGTCTCCACCGTCGTTGGCTTCACCGGCTCGTCGATCTGGCACACGGTGGCCATGTTCCCGCCGGCTCCCGAATCGATGATCGAAGCGGGGTATCGCGATTTCGCCGACCGGTGGAATCCCATTCTCGACGTCTTCGACGAGGTGGGCGTGCGCTTTGCCCACGAGGTGCACCCTAGCGAGATTGCCTACGATTATTGGACGACGAAGCGCACCCTCGAGGCCATTGGCCACAGACCCGCCTTTGGTCTGAATTGGGATCCTTCCCATTTCGTATGGCAGGACCTCGACCCGGTGAATTTCATTTTCGATTTTGCCGATCGCATTTACCACGTCGATTGCAAAGACGCGAAGGTGCGCACGGGCGACGGTCGGCGCGGCAGGCTATCGTCCCATTTGCCGTGGGCCGACATGCGCCGCGGCTGGGATTTCGTCTCCACCGGCCACGGCGACGTCCCGTGGGAAGACTGTTTTCGTGCGCTCAACGCCATCAAGTACAACGGCCCCATTTCCATCGAATGGGAAGACGCCGGCATGGACCGCCTCGTCGGCGCACCCGAGGCCCTCGCCTTCGTGCGCCGCCTGGCCTTCGACCCGCCATCCGCGGCTTTCGACGCAGCGTTCAGCTCCGATCGAGGGTAA
- a CDS encoding tannase/feruloyl esterase family alpha/beta hydrolase has translation MNERNSLWGWGVVVGIVSCHDGGQADFRPPTPLQASPASACTELRKQPNVDSAKLVSSSGEYCQVNGHIPPTDPKAPSIHFQVNLPSNWNHKALQYGGGGFDGTLITGVEQVDMGPTGTPTPLARGYVTFGDDSGHQSKSITDGSFAMNDEALANYGGLTLKKTHDAAASLIHARYGTPAARTYFYGNSTGGRDGLTVVQRWPADYDGIVVNRPALSYTGVRLSNVRLGRALYSNNGVGWLNKKKIVHLLNSVMAACDTLDGAKDGIVANMAACRAKSDAILQTERCANGGDTGNTCLSDAQIATVQTVASPLQLPYPLANGVTRYAGYDILAGAVFAGPHTTRDFGTSSKPANPADKDDANQWVTGDQWVKYFITRIPKFDSLTLDPSNPGAYQSRIQDVSALCDATNSDVSAFRNKGGKIIMTHGLADEIISAGSSIDYFDALVQRFGRPTVDEFVRFYLMPGVGHGTGPFHPGIDSLAALEQWVESGTAPETLVMSDLNEATEGRTRPLCRYPAWPKYISGNMQSASSFQCVTE, from the coding sequence ATGAACGAACGCAATTCGCTTTGGGGCTGGGGCGTGGTCGTTGGTATCGTTTCCTGTCACGACGGAGGGCAGGCCGACTTTCGGCCGCCCACGCCCCTGCAGGCGAGCCCCGCGTCCGCGTGCACGGAGTTGCGCAAGCAGCCCAACGTGGACAGCGCGAAGCTGGTGAGTTCGAGCGGTGAATACTGCCAAGTGAACGGGCACATTCCGCCGACGGATCCGAAGGCGCCATCGATTCACTTCCAGGTGAATTTGCCGTCGAATTGGAACCACAAGGCGTTGCAATACGGCGGTGGTGGATTCGACGGCACCTTGATCACCGGCGTGGAGCAGGTGGACATGGGCCCTACGGGGACGCCGACGCCGCTCGCGCGCGGGTACGTGACCTTTGGCGACGACTCGGGGCATCAAAGCAAGAGCATCACCGACGGCTCCTTCGCCATGAACGACGAGGCGCTGGCCAATTACGGTGGACTCACGCTGAAGAAGACGCACGACGCCGCCGCGAGCTTGATTCACGCGCGCTATGGAACGCCCGCTGCGAGGACGTATTTCTACGGGAATTCGACGGGCGGCCGCGACGGCCTCACCGTGGTTCAACGTTGGCCTGCGGACTACGATGGCATCGTCGTGAACCGCCCCGCGCTCAGTTACACGGGCGTGCGCCTCAGCAACGTGCGACTCGGCCGCGCACTGTATTCGAACAACGGCGTGGGCTGGTTGAACAAGAAGAAGATCGTGCACTTGCTGAATTCGGTCATGGCCGCGTGCGACACGTTGGATGGGGCCAAGGACGGCATCGTTGCCAACATGGCGGCCTGTCGGGCCAAGTCCGACGCCATTTTGCAGACCGAGCGCTGTGCGAACGGTGGCGACACCGGGAATACCTGTTTGTCCGACGCACAAATCGCGACGGTTCAAACCGTTGCATCGCCGTTGCAATTGCCCTATCCCCTGGCCAATGGCGTGACGCGCTATGCGGGCTACGACATTCTGGCCGGCGCCGTGTTCGCGGGGCCGCATACGACGCGCGATTTCGGTACATCGTCCAAGCCCGCGAACCCGGCCGACAAGGACGACGCCAACCAATGGGTGACCGGCGACCAATGGGTCAAGTACTTCATCACGCGCATTCCCAAGTTCGATTCCTTGACCTTGGATCCATCGAATCCTGGCGCCTACCAATCCCGCATCCAAGATGTTTCCGCTTTGTGCGACGCCACGAATAGCGACGTTTCGGCCTTCCGCAACAAGGGCGGAAAGATCATCATGACCCATGGTTTGGCCGATGAAATCATCAGCGCCGGTTCCTCCATCGACTACTTCGACGCCTTGGTTCAACGTTTCGGCCGCCCCACCGTCGACGAATTCGTTCGTTTCTATTTGATGCCCGGCGTCGGCCACGGCACCGGCCCCTTCCATCCCGGCATCGATTCGCTGGCTGCATTGGAACAATGGGTCGAATCGGGCACCGCCCCCGAAACCCTGGTCATGTCCGACCTCAACGAGGCCACCGAAGGTCGCACCCGCCCCCTCTGCCGCTACCCTGCCTGGCCCAAATACATCAGCGGCAACATGCAGAGCGCAAGCAGCTTCCAGTGCGTGACCGAGTGA
- a CDS encoding aldehyde dehydrogenase family protein has protein sequence MPNTDEAAIAQLHEAFAAQKAAFVRCLYPSIDERRGHLAALIRAVTSYRARIKEALRADFAVHPEAFSDLAEVLSVVTRAMYAAENVTVWAADEERFTDPSIFGSARATIRRRPKGVIGNIVPWNFPFELSLGPLVEMLAAGNRAILKPSEYTPACGEVLREMIAENFAPDHVTVVVGGVDLARAFCNMRWDHLLYTGSPAIGREVAKAAAQNLVPVTLELGGKSPVLLHEDAITAENVAQILGAKAIKNGQMCISTDYCLVPRASVPDFVRHARAHMLERMPGYSRSEDCAGIISERHLDRLVGMLAEARSRGCEVITLENDAQVDRATRRMPLSLVLDPPEDLALMQEEIFGPILPIKSYDSLDEAIAYVNGRERPLALYVFANDEQVAEDILARTISGGACINACAAHGAVPSLGFGGIGESGTGRHHGIDGFREFSNPRGVFVRGKGDLFDAFTPPYGEMANTIADFALGPKS, from the coding sequence ATGCCGAACACAGACGAAGCTGCCATCGCGCAGTTGCACGAGGCTTTTGCCGCGCAAAAGGCAGCGTTCGTGCGCTGCCTCTACCCGAGCATCGATGAACGCCGCGGGCACCTGGCGGCCCTCATTCGCGCGGTCACCTCGTACCGCGCACGCATCAAGGAGGCGCTTCGGGCCGACTTCGCCGTGCACCCCGAGGCCTTCAGCGATCTCGCCGAGGTCCTCTCCGTGGTGACCCGCGCCATGTACGCGGCCGAGAACGTCACCGTGTGGGCCGCCGACGAGGAGCGCTTCACCGATCCGTCCATCTTTGGCTCGGCGCGGGCCACCATTCGCCGCAGACCCAAGGGTGTCATCGGCAACATCGTCCCGTGGAACTTCCCCTTCGAGCTTTCCCTCGGCCCCCTCGTCGAGATGCTCGCCGCCGGCAACCGCGCCATCTTGAAGCCGTCGGAATACACGCCCGCTTGCGGTGAGGTCTTGCGCGAGATGATCGCGGAGAACTTCGCGCCCGATCACGTGACCGTGGTCGTCGGCGGTGTGGACCTCGCGCGCGCGTTTTGCAACATGCGGTGGGACCATCTGCTTTACACCGGAAGTCCGGCCATCGGTCGCGAGGTCGCCAAGGCGGCCGCGCAGAACCTGGTGCCCGTCACCTTGGAACTCGGCGGCAAGAGCCCCGTGCTGCTGCACGAGGATGCCATCACCGCCGAGAACGTCGCGCAGATCCTCGGCGCCAAGGCCATCAAAAATGGCCAGATGTGCATCTCCACGGATTACTGTCTCGTGCCGCGGGCAAGCGTGCCGGACTTCGTGCGGCATGCGCGCGCGCACATGCTCGAGCGCATGCCCGGCTATTCCCGCTCGGAAGATTGCGCCGGCATCATCAGCGAGCGCCACCTCGATCGACTCGTGGGCATGCTCGCCGAGGCCCGCTCCCGCGGCTGTGAGGTCATCACCTTGGAAAACGATGCGCAGGTGGACCGCGCCACCCGCCGCATGCCGCTCTCGCTCGTGCTCGATCCGCCCGAGGATCTTGCGCTGATGCAGGAGGAAATTTTCGGCCCCATCCTGCCCATCAAGTCGTACGACTCGCTGGACGAGGCCATCGCCTACGTGAACGGGCGCGAGCGGCCGCTGGCCCTCTATGTCTTTGCCAACGACGAGCAGGTTGCCGAGGACATCCTCGCGCGCACCATCTCGGGCGGGGCCTGCATCAATGCCTGTGCGGCGCACGGGGCGGTGCCTTCGCTCGGATTCGGCGGCATCGGCGAGAGCGGCACCGGGCGGCACCATGGCATCGACGGCTTCCGCGAATTCTCCAATCCGCGCGGCGTTTTCGTGCGCGGCAAGGGCGATTTGTTCGACGCCTTCACGCCACCCTACGGCGAGATGGCCAACACGATTGCCGACTTCGCGCTCGGGCCCAAGTCGTAA
- a CDS encoding pirin family protein: MMTVRPARERGHADHGWLDSFHSFSFAGYYDPDHMGFRALRVINEDRVAKSQGFGAHPHRDMEIISYVLDGALEHKDSMGTGSVIRPGDVQRMSAGTGVVHSEFNASKTDLVHFLQIWIVPEKRGIAPSYEQKTFSREEKQGRLRVVASPDGRDGSVTIHADALVYAGLFDKGQSAELSLRPGRHAWVQAARGRMQVNGRELEPGDGAAISGEESIRVEGVDGGEILVFDLA, translated from the coding sequence ATGATGACCGTTCGACCTGCTCGAGAGCGCGGCCACGCCGACCACGGTTGGCTCGACAGCTTTCATAGCTTCTCCTTTGCGGGCTACTACGACCCAGACCACATGGGGTTTCGCGCGCTCCGCGTCATCAACGAAGATCGCGTGGCCAAGAGCCAAGGTTTCGGCGCCCACCCGCACCGGGACATGGAAATCATCTCCTACGTGCTCGACGGTGCGCTGGAGCACAAGGACTCGATGGGCACGGGCTCGGTCATCCGCCCGGGCGACGTGCAGCGCATGAGCGCCGGGACCGGCGTGGTGCACAGCGAGTTCAACGCGTCGAAGACCGACCTGGTGCACTTTCTCCAGATCTGGATCGTCCCCGAGAAGCGAGGCATCGCCCCGAGCTACGAGCAGAAGACGTTCTCGCGCGAAGAAAAGCAGGGTCGCCTGCGCGTCGTCGCCTCGCCCGATGGGCGCGATGGCAGCGTCACCATCCACGCCGATGCTCTCGTCTACGCGGGTCTCTTCGACAAGGGACAATCGGCCGAATTGTCCCTTCGCCCCGGAAGGCACGCCTGGGTGCAGGCCGCGCGCGGACGGATGCAAGTCAACGGGCGCGAACTCGAACCGGGCGACGGCGCCGCCATCAGCGGCGAAGAAAGCATCCGCGTGGAGGGCGTCGACGGCGGCGAGATCCTCGTGTTCGACCTCGCATGA